A single window of Methylomarinum sp. Ch1-1 DNA harbors:
- a CDS encoding IS110 family transposase: protein MNLNVVGLDIAKLVFHMFMMQDGKAKKKKLKRSELLAFVAQMPVSVIAMEACGGAHYWARAFQALGHEVVLLNTRFVKAFVVGNKNDYNDAEAIYTAACQPNKRSVAIKGIEQQDLAMLQGVRRGKVDERTALVNQMRGYLAERGIVLPRSVNQFRKQLPSILEDGENDLSTLSRKLFAEQYQALKALDEAIRALDREITAVCQNNALARRLLDIPGIGPLTAILATADVGDGKGYDSSRDYAASLGVVPRQHSSGDKQVLLGISKRGNRQLRTSLIHGARAVLKYCGDKSDPLSLWLKGLIERRGFNKAAVALANKNARIIWALATRGGDYVPQMA, encoded by the coding sequence ATGAATCTTAACGTAGTGGGTTTAGATATTGCAAAACTAGTGTTTCATATGTTCATGATGCAAGACGGCAAAGCAAAGAAAAAGAAATTGAAACGGTCGGAACTGTTGGCCTTTGTGGCTCAGATGCCGGTGAGCGTGATCGCGATGGAAGCCTGCGGCGGTGCCCATTATTGGGCCCGGGCATTTCAGGCCCTGGGCCACGAAGTAGTGCTGTTGAATACTCGCTTCGTGAAGGCATTCGTGGTTGGCAATAAAAACGATTACAACGACGCCGAGGCGATTTACACGGCGGCCTGCCAGCCGAACAAACGCAGCGTGGCGATCAAAGGCATTGAGCAGCAAGACTTAGCCATGCTGCAAGGTGTCCGGCGAGGTAAGGTGGACGAACGCACGGCCTTGGTCAATCAAATGCGCGGTTATCTGGCTGAACGAGGCATCGTGCTGCCGCGTAGCGTGAATCAGTTCAGAAAACAACTGCCCAGTATTCTGGAGGACGGGGAAAATGACCTCAGCACGCTGAGCCGGAAGCTGTTTGCCGAGCAGTATCAAGCGCTGAAAGCCTTGGACGAAGCGATCCGGGCTCTGGACCGGGAAATTACGGCAGTATGCCAAAACAATGCCTTAGCCCGACGATTGCTTGACATACCGGGTATCGGTCCTTTGACCGCCATTTTGGCCACGGCTGACGTCGGCGATGGCAAGGGTTATGATTCGAGCCGAGATTATGCAGCTAGCTTGGGCGTGGTGCCAAGGCAGCACAGCAGCGGCGATAAGCAGGTATTACTGGGCATCAGTAAACGCGGCAACCGCCAATTGCGCACATCCTTGATTCACGGGGCAAGAGCGGTGCTGAAATACTGCGGTGACAAGAGTGACCCCTTGAGCCTGTGGCTCAAAGGCTTGATTGAACGGCGAGGCTTCAACAAAGCGGCCGTGGCTTTGGCCAACAAGAACGCCCGGATCATTTGGGCGCTGGCAACGCGTGGCGGCGATTACGTGCCACAAATGGCCTAA
- a CDS encoding acyltransferase family protein translates to MIQSLYATKASVRSRNKAPQPTRKSRAAERDVKHQRSGVLYLKSSTGKYYIGLDHVRALAAFMVFTWHFIHVNNGHNAPPPTFPLSLLTEGHTGVALFMALSGYLFAKLLDGKSIIYTQFIWNRFLRLAPLLLIIIFIVGLKNYFAGQDIYSYAKSILAGFIRPLLPNGGWSITAEFHFYLIFPLLLFLTSRWKYSLLLVLMLAVTMRAFLHHELGQIQTLSYWTIIGRVDQFVLGILAFQFRNSIANKHLVVFFCFFIFAYFYWYFDSMGGFYKSPSYPSPSSIWIYMPTIEGFTYALLIAWYDNSFRHSTGKISRFIALIGTYSYSIYLLHFFVVFRMSKAINAHIIDLSNINLAILFSILCFLVMVPIGYISYRFIETPFLRFRKVYCRSL, encoded by the coding sequence TTGATCCAGAGTTTGTATGCAACAAAAGCCAGTGTTCGGTCGCGCAATAAGGCACCGCAGCCGACGCGAAAAAGCCGAGCGGCTGAGCGAGACGTTAAACATCAAAGAAGCGGGGTACTGTATTTGAAATCATCAACAGGAAAATATTATATTGGACTAGACCATGTGAGAGCTCTTGCTGCTTTTATGGTATTTACATGGCACTTCATCCATGTAAATAATGGTCATAATGCTCCACCGCCGACATTTCCATTGTCGCTATTAACAGAAGGGCATACTGGAGTAGCCTTATTTATGGCTTTGAGTGGTTATTTGTTTGCAAAGCTATTGGATGGAAAAAGTATTATATATACTCAGTTCATATGGAATCGCTTTTTACGTCTTGCCCCTCTGCTATTAATTATAATATTCATTGTTGGGCTAAAAAATTATTTCGCGGGTCAGGATATATACTCTTATGCAAAAAGTATTTTGGCTGGATTTATAAGGCCTTTGCTACCGAATGGCGGCTGGTCAATCACTGCCGAGTTTCACTTCTATTTGATTTTTCCGCTTCTGTTATTTTTGACTAGTAGATGGAAATATTCTCTGCTGCTTGTTCTTATGCTTGCTGTTACTATGAGAGCTTTTCTCCATCATGAACTTGGTCAAATACAAACTCTTTCATACTGGACAATCATAGGTCGTGTCGATCAATTCGTATTAGGTATTTTAGCCTTTCAATTCAGGAATAGTATTGCCAACAAACACCTTGTAGTATTTTTCTGTTTTTTTATATTTGCATACTTCTATTGGTACTTTGACTCTATGGGTGGGTTCTATAAAAGTCCTTCATATCCATCTCCAAGCTCAATATGGATTTACATGCCAACGATTGAGGGCTTTACTTATGCTTTGTTAATCGCCTGGTATGATAATTCTTTTAGACACTCTACTGGGAAAATATCGCGGTTTATTGCTCTCATTGGGACATATTCATATTCAATATATTTACTTCATTTTTTTGTTGTGTTCCGAATGTCAAAAGCAATTAATGCTCATATTATTGATCTATCTAATATTAACTTAGCTATACTATTTTCTATTTTATGTTTTCTAGTGATGGTGCCAATTGGTTATATCAGTTATAGATTTATTGAAACACCTTTCTTACGTTTTCGCAAAGTATATTGTCGCTCTCTGTAA
- a CDS encoding creatininase family protein, with amino-acid sequence MRFSGTLSVSDKVFSQTLEFTVRSLKQHGFKTIAFIGDSGGNQPMQALVAAKLNALWQKEDIRVLHIDDYYNNNHQIEYLSNHGFSAKQIGGHAGIRDTSELLAIFPDGVRTFALQDYSQSTFLKTGANGDASKANAILGRYLLKLKVEAAVKPSRYTQVTKNGMI; translated from the coding sequence ATGCGTTTTTCCGGAACATTATCGGTATCGGATAAGGTTTTTTCGCAAACGCTTGAATTTACGGTAAGAAGCTTGAAACAACATGGTTTTAAAACGATAGCTTTTATTGGAGATAGCGGCGGCAATCAGCCGATGCAAGCGCTAGTAGCGGCTAAATTAAATGCATTATGGCAAAAAGAAGACATTCGCGTCTTACACATTGATGATTACTATAACAATAATCATCAAATTGAATACCTAAGCAATCATGGCTTTTCGGCAAAACAAATAGGCGGCCATGCAGGCATTCGAGACACCTCAGAGCTTTTGGCTATTTTTCCGGACGGAGTTAGAACGTTCGCATTGCAGGATTATTCTCAGTCGACTTTCCTTAAAACCGGAGCTAATGGCGATGCAAGCAAAGCGAATGCGATTTTAGGACGGTATTTATTAAAACTTAAAGTAGAGGCCGCGGTAAAACCATCCCGTTATACACAAGTCACTAAAAACGGTATGATCTGA
- a CDS encoding IS4 family transposase: MGWAKEELSRIDLGDQRLNARSIKLLQQFAAKPATSIPGACGGWAETIAAYRFFAQEEIDWRDILQPHIDCSFTRMRAQPVVLCLQDTTELDFNGRQTQGLGPLSYEAQRGMYVHPTYAVTPERLPLGVLDAWMWAREAKDEQGERPGILESLRWIEGYERIAERATELPETRLVYVADREADILALMQRADALGNPADWLIRAKHNRKLTGETDKLWDKVAKTDTLGELSFYLPPRAGRQGRKIVQQMRTLRISFPAENGGTFEATAILAKEIDPPAGEKPLEWRLLTNRAANTLSEAAEYVDWYRCRWEIEMFFNILKNGCQVEALQLSAISRIELALALFMIIAWRIGYLMRLGRECPELDCEVVFDREEWQAAWLVARKPLPPDPPKLNEAIRLIASFGGFLGRKGDGEPGAKSLWQGLQRVMDFAMGIRAVRET; the protein is encoded by the coding sequence ATGGGATGGGCAAAGGAAGAATTATCACGGATCGATCTTGGAGATCAACGGTTGAATGCACGTTCAATCAAACTGCTTCAACAGTTTGCCGCAAAGCCGGCGACCAGTATTCCTGGGGCCTGTGGCGGCTGGGCGGAAACCATAGCCGCCTATCGCTTCTTTGCTCAAGAAGAGATCGATTGGCGCGATATTCTGCAGCCGCATATAGACTGCTCGTTCACGCGGATGCGTGCGCAACCGGTGGTGTTATGTTTACAAGATACCACGGAGTTGGATTTCAACGGTCGCCAAACGCAAGGGTTGGGCCCGTTATCGTATGAAGCGCAACGCGGAATGTATGTGCATCCGACCTATGCGGTGACGCCAGAGCGTTTACCCTTAGGCGTCCTGGATGCTTGGATGTGGGCGCGCGAAGCGAAAGATGAACAAGGTGAACGCCCCGGTATTTTGGAGAGTTTACGCTGGATCGAGGGCTACGAACGGATAGCCGAACGAGCGACCGAGTTGCCGGAGACCCGCTTGGTGTACGTGGCGGATCGAGAGGCCGATATCTTGGCTTTAATGCAACGAGCGGATGCGCTTGGCAATCCGGCGGATTGGCTGATTCGAGCGAAGCATAACCGTAAGTTGACCGGAGAAACGGACAAGCTATGGGATAAAGTCGCCAAAACCGATACCCTCGGCGAGCTGAGTTTTTACCTACCACCACGCGCTGGCCGCCAAGGGCGAAAGATTGTCCAACAGATGCGAACACTGCGCATCAGTTTTCCCGCCGAAAATGGAGGAACGTTCGAGGCGACCGCGATTTTAGCCAAAGAAATCGATCCGCCGGCGGGTGAAAAGCCCTTGGAATGGCGATTGCTGACGAACCGTGCCGCGAACACGCTATCCGAAGCGGCAGAATATGTGGACTGGTATCGCTGCCGTTGGGAGATTGAAATGTTCTTTAATATCCTCAAGAACGGCTGCCAAGTGGAAGCCTTGCAGTTATCGGCCATTTCACGGATCGAATTGGCATTGGCTTTGTTTATGATTATTGCCTGGCGAATTGGTTACTTGATGCGCTTAGGGCGGGAATGTCCGGAGTTGGACTGCGAAGTGGTGTTTGATCGAGAAGAATGGCAAGCGGCTTGGTTAGTGGCCCGTAAACCCTTGCCACCAGATCCACCCAAGCTCAATGAAGCGATTCGACTGATTGCGAGTTTTGGTGGATTCTTGGGGCGCAAAGGCGATGGTGAGCCTGGCGCCAAATCACTCTGGCAAGGATTGCAGCGTGTCATGGACTTCGCCATGGGAATACGCGCTGTGAGGGAAACCTAG